The following coding sequences are from one Lolium rigidum isolate FL_2022 chromosome 6, APGP_CSIRO_Lrig_0.1, whole genome shotgun sequence window:
- the LOC124662847 gene encoding uncharacterized protein LOC124662847 → MTTRSRGREQQQSSRSKSARTKLDGSGERLPSEGCGKRKKAKLDGISRRVSSVRSSKKRKSRQDWLEKKAKKRNRGEDEDDGSCSSSSAVSSPLREPYMPDGTEISKPIDSAISDKYRDMQEEYYAKIARQMKMPMLCELTPPNCLVNDPTLLHIRESSKKIVLRAAQFIVGLSSSFDGEPLAWCSGFWIDLDSEKRTGTVVTTAHLIRTKRPSPDAWLCKDEYASDVKVTVHLRGGAVAKGRLLYHQKHYNLAFFRVKMHQSIQLPHFIDKVECAQDILELGRDESVKLVIHHGRVKYSNPDVYERNHHMRIEGPRRDREYDNGGPVIDLDGMVVGMIDSCPEGSFIPSSVLLKCFHLWRNFGRIRRPHLGLKFFAISLLNPVQVEDILIEHKINEGLIVNEVSAGSPAERCGIRVGDVVECFNGKCVSTVVEKGLRRTQENQPLSVMHNVISQIPCSPNHHYDFASSFFSDNCKENTCLHMEVPVALVSFYQLFTQDLFLYNFSVQRNVTSPETLLILFAGNIDISLTFIRKHVAEHTGERVKMALILIWMWRFSFPYGHLNQHFTK, encoded by the exons ATGACGACCCGGTCGAGGGGGCGCGAGCAGCAGCAATCTTCGCGCTCCAAATCGGCAAGGACCAAGCTTGATGGGAGCGGCGAGCGATTGCCATCGGAGGGCTGCGGGAAAAGGAAAAAGGCCAAGCTTGATGGGATTAGCCGGCGAGTATCATCGGTGAGGTCCTCCAAGAAAAGGAAAAGTAGGCAGGATTGGTTGGAGAAGAAGGCCAAGAAGAGAAATAGGGGGGAGGATGAGGATGATGGCTCCTGCTCCTCGTCCTCGGCAGTCAGCTCTCCGCTTCGGGAGCCTTACATGCCTGATGGCACTGAAATAAGCAAACCCATCGACAGTGCGATATCCGACAAGTATAGGGATATGCAAGAGGAGTACTACGCGAAAATAG cacgccagatgaaaatgcccatgctttgtgaGCTTACACCTCCAAATTGCCTGGTTAATGATCCAACACTTCTTCACATCCGTGAATCTTCGAAGAAGATAGTGCTTCGTGCTGCTCAATTTATTGTTGGGCTTTCATCATCATTCG ATGGTGAGCCGCTAGCATGGTGTTCTGGTTTCTGGATTGATTTGGATAGCGAGAAGAGAACTGGTACCGTTGTGACGACTGCACATCTGATTCGCACAAAGCGCCCATCACCGGATGCTTGGTTATGCAAAGATGAGTATGCTTCTGATGTCAAG GTTACTGTCCACTTGCGGGGTGGCGCCGTTGCAAAGGGCCGCCTGCTTTACCACCAGAAGCACTATAATCTTGCTTTCTTCAGGGTTAAAATGCATCAATCTATTCAGTTACCCCATTTTATCGATAAAgtggaatgtgctcaagacattttagagcttGGAAGAGATGAAtctgtcaaactagtgatacatcaTGGTAGAGTGAAATATTCGAATCCAGACGTGTATGAGCGGAATCACCATATGCGCATTGAAGGTCCACGTCGAGACCGTGAG TATGATAACGGAGGTCCTGTCATTGACTTAGACGGGATGGTTGTGGGAATGATTGATAGTTGTCCAGAAGGGTCTTTTATACCTTCTTCAGTTTTACTGAAGTGCTTTCATCTGTGGAGAAACTTCGG GCGCATCCGTCGACCACACCTTGGATTGAAATTTTTTGCCATCAGCCTTCTAAACCCTGTTCAAGTTGAGGATATATTGATTGAACATAAGATTAATGAGGGTCTTATTGTTAACGAG GTGTCAGCAGGCTCTCCTGCCGAAAGATGTGGAATTCGAGTTGGGGACGTTGTTGAATGTTTCAATGGAAAATGTGTTTCTACAGTTGTGGAG AAAGGACTAAGGAGGACACAGGAGAATCAACCTTTATCAGTCATGCATAATGTCATTTCCCAGATCCCATGCTCTCCAAATCATCATTATGATTTTGCATCTAGTTTCTTCAGTGACAACTGCAAGGAGAATA CTTGCCTTCATATGGAAGTACCTGTTGCTCTGGTCTCCTTCTATCAGCTATTCACCCAGGACCTCTTCCTCTACAATTTTTCTGTGCAGAGGAACGTCACATCCCCTGAAACTTTGTTGATACTATTTGCTGGAAATATTGACATTTCACTCACATTTA TTAGAAAACATGTTGCTGAGCATACCGGTGAACGAGTGAAGATGGCCTTAATTCTGATCTGGATGTGGAG ATTCAG CTTCCCGTATGGTCACTTGAACCAGCACTTCACCAAGTGA